A stretch of DNA from Streptomyces venezuelae:
GCGCGGTTCGGCGCCGGTGGCCAGCAGCAGCTTGTCGTAGTGGATCGCGGTGCCGTCGCCCAGCACCACCTTCTTGGCCTCGCGGTCCAGTTGTACGGCGGGCTGGCCCAGGTGCAGCTCGATGTCGGCGCGCGCGTACCAGCCGGGTTCGTGGACGAAGACGCTCTCGCGCTCCTCCTTGCCCTGGAGGTACCCCTTCGACAGCGGCGGCCTCTCATACGGGTGGTCGCGCTCGTCGCCGATCAGGATCACCCGGCCGGTGAAACCCTCCGACCTCAGTGTTTCCGCCGCCTTTGCCCCGGCCAGACCCCCGCCGACGATGACGAATGTCCGGTGTGCGTCGACCACCTGATGCCTCCTCATAACCTGTGCGTCACATGCGACCACATGCGAGCGTCCCGCACCGAGCCTGCCGCGTGAAGAGGACGTGGCCCGATCGGCTCACCGGGCGGCGCCGCGCGACCGGGCCGTCAGCCGGGTGTGCAGCGAGCGGGCGGCGGCGTCGGTGAGCGAGGCGATCTGGTCGATGACCGTGCGTTTCCTCGCCCGGTCGTCCGCCGCCGCGTCGAACAGGGCCCGGAACTGCGGGTCGAGTCCCTCGGGGGCGCGGGCCAGCAGCGCCTCGGCGAGTTCGGCCAGGACGATGCGCTGCTCGGCCCGGACCCGCTCCTGCTCCTCGCGCTGCATCACGTACAGGTCGGCGACCGCCTTCAGGACGGCGCACTCGTTGCGGATCTCCCGCGGAACCACCAGCTCGGCGGCGTACCGGGTCAGCCGGCCGCTGCCGTACGCCTCCCGGGTTGCGCCCTCGGCGCCCAGGCAGAACCGGCCGATCAGCTGGCTGGTGGCGTCCTTCAGCCGGGCCTGGGCGACGGCCGAGCCGTCGTACCCGTGCGGCCACCAGTCCTCCTCCATCAGCCGGTCGAGGGCCTCGCGCAGCTCCTCCGGGTCGGTGCCGGCCGGGACGTACCGGCCGATCGCCACCTGCCAGATGGCGCGCCGCTCCGGCTCGGCGAACAGCAGATTGGGGTCGAGGTGCCCGGCGTGCAGCCCGTCCTCGAAGTCGTGGACGGAGTACGCCACATCGTCGGCCCAGTCCATCACCTGGGCCTCGAAGCACTTGCGGTCCGCGGGCGCGCCCTGCCGCAGCCACTCGAAGACCGGCAGGTCGTCGTCGTACGCACCGAACTTGACCGAACCGGGGTCGGTGGGGTGGCCGCCGCGCGGCCACGGGTACTTGGTGGCGGCATCGAGGCTGGCGCGGGTGAGGTTGAGCCCGACACTCGCCGGCTCGCCGGTCCGGGGGTCGGGCACGAACCGCTTGGGTTCGAGGCGGGTGAGCAGCCGCAGGGACTGGGCGTTGCCCTCGAAGCCGCCGCAGTCCTTGGCGAAGTCGTTGAGCACCTCCTCGCCGTTGTGGCCGAACGGCGGGTGGCCCATGTCATGGGAGAGGCAGGCGGCCTCGACGAGGTCGGGGTCGCAGCCGAGGGCGGCGCCGAGCTCCCGGCCGACCTGGGCGCATTCCAGGGAGTGGGTCAGCCGGGTGCGGGGGCTGGCGTCCCAGTCGGGGGAGTACGTGCCCGGGGTGACGACCTGGGTCTTCCCGGCGAGCCGGCGCAGGGCGGCGGAGTGCAGCACTCGCGCCCGGTCGCGCTGGAAGGCGGTCCGGCCCGGGCGTTTGTCGGGCTCTGCGGCCCAGCGTTCGGTGGCGGACGGATCGTACGGGTCGTGCAGGGTGCCTTCCATGCATTGACGTTAACCGGAACGACCGACAAACCGGGATCAGGCCGTGACGAGTTCCAGGCCGGCGGGGGCGGTGGGGGTGGTGGGGGCGGCGGCCGGGGCGGCCAGGGCCCGGTCGTAGCGGTGCAGCAGCAGCCGGGCGAGCGCGGGGTGGTCGCCGAGCGGTCCGGCGGCCGGGCCGCCGCCGGCCGCGGCGGCGCTCTGGGTGGCGAACCGTCCGGGGGCGGCGAAGTAGGAGGCGACGGCCACCCGGTGGCCACGGGCGGTCAGGGCCCGGACGGCGTCGGGGACGGCCGGTGCGGCGGCGGAGGCGTAGCCGGGGACGACCGGGACCCCGCCGAGACGTTCGGAGAGCTGG
This window harbors:
- a CDS encoding deoxyguanosinetriphosphate triphosphohydrolase, with product MEGTLHDPYDPSATERWAAEPDKRPGRTAFQRDRARVLHSAALRRLAGKTQVVTPGTYSPDWDASPRTRLTHSLECAQVGRELGAALGCDPDLVEAACLSHDMGHPPFGHNGEEVLNDFAKDCGGFEGNAQSLRLLTRLEPKRFVPDPRTGEPASVGLNLTRASLDAATKYPWPRGGHPTDPGSVKFGAYDDDLPVFEWLRQGAPADRKCFEAQVMDWADDVAYSVHDFEDGLHAGHLDPNLLFAEPERRAIWQVAIGRYVPAGTDPEELREALDRLMEEDWWPHGYDGSAVAQARLKDATSQLIGRFCLGAEGATREAYGSGRLTRYAAELVVPREIRNECAVLKAVADLYVMQREEQERVRAEQRIVLAELAEALLARAPEGLDPQFRALFDAAADDRARKRTVIDQIASLTDAAARSLHTRLTARSRGAAR